AAGCGGCCGGTCCGGAAATATGGATAAAAAACCAGTTTTGCCGCGCATACCCTGGCCGAAAGGATGATAGTCCGCCGTTTCTTTCTTCAAAACGAAGGTGTCGAAGAATGGCCTGGAGGTTTCGCAAGAGCATCAAGATAGCCAAGGGGGTTCGCCTGAACCTCTCCAAAGGCGGGACTGGGGTGAGCGTGGGAGGGAAAGGCTTCCGGGTCGGAGTGGGACCGCGCGGGGCCTACACCTCGACCAGCATCCTCGGGACCGGGCTCTACAACATAGAATACTTCGGAGGGAGTAGGAAGGGGACCAGGAAAGGAGGGAATCGGGCGGAGTCGGCCGTAACTGAAGCTGAAACGTACGCGGGTGCCCTGCCTCCAGAGCTTGCCTCCGGATCCGCTTCGACCGCCCTCGGGTGTCTTTGGGTGGTGGCGTCCGTGGTGCTCCTTTTTGTGTGGTGGCCTGCCGGGCTCGCTGGTCTTGCGGTTTTTGCGGTGTGGGCAGTGAGATCTCTCAATGCGCCCGCAGCGGAGGCCAGGGCCTGGTACCTCAAGGGCAGGGAAGCGATGGATAAAGGAGAATGGCAGCAGGCCCTGGAAGCGTTTCTCAAACGATAAGCGTGGACTGCGTAATGAAGGCAGCGGGGCTCATCGAAATGATGGGAACCAGGACGCTCCGCCCCAGGACTGCCGTGAGGAGGAGAAAGAGGCCCCAGAACCCGCCGGAAATAGGAACCTAGAGACACACTCTGTGCCCGCCTGTCACAAGTGGAAGACGGAAATGAACGGGGCAGGACCGGTGGAAGCAGAGGACCGAGCTTGGCTCCGAGGCTTGTGGTTGTACATTATCGAGGGTTATGTTATAAAAAGAATTGGAAATCAACCCCAACTGAAACGGAGGAATAATTCATGAGAGAGGTTTACGAGTTCTTGAAAAAGTGCGGTGTTTATTTTATCGCGACTATGGATGGTGATCAGCCGAGAGTACGGCCCTTTGGCACGATAGAGATCTTTGAAGATAAGCTCTATATCCAAACCGGCAAGTCCAAAAATGTCTCCAAACAAATGCAAGCAAATCCCAAAATCGAGATTTGCGCTTTTAACGGCAAAGAGTGGATTCGTGTAACGGCGACCGTAGTAAGGGACGACAGAATAGAAGCAAAACAGCATATGTTAAATGCATATCCAGAACTGCAAAAAATGTATAAAGCAGATGATGATAATACAGAGGTGTTATATCTGAAAGATGCTACGGCCACAATTTACTCATTCACAGCTGATCCCCGTGTAATCGAGTTTTAAAGTATGGCATGGCAAAAAGGAATCAAGTCGTGTCTAGCGGCTTGATTCCTTTTTAATTGATTGCAAGTGTGCTAAGCCCCTGATTGTTACTGCTGCCCTAGGAAGTCCTGAATCGTTTACGGGCTCAAGTTGAGTTTGGCGGTCACAGATCTACTCATAGCTCAAGGCCTGGGCCGGGTCCAGGGATGAAGCCTGGCGCGCGGGATAGTAGCCGAAAAAGATGCCTATAGCGCAGGCGGTCACGATTGCCAGGATAACGGAAGATAAAGATATACTGGTCGGCCATCCCACGATCCAGGTGAAGACCTTGGTGGTCCCAGCACCCAAGATGATACCGACCAAAGACCCGGTGAAGCACATCAATACCGCTTCCAGGAGAAACTGGGCCAGGATATCTTCCCGACTAGCACCTATCGCTTTGCGTATCCCGATCTCGCGTGTCCGTTCCGTGACCGACACCAGCATGATATTCATGATGCCGATGCCGCCTACCACCAGGGAAATGCCGGCTACAGCCGCCAGGAAGAGGGTCAAGATACCGGTCACGGACTCTGCTTGTTCTTGGATCTGGGCGTTGTTTATGACCCGGAAGTCATCAGTGTCACTGTCGGTAAGGCCGTGGGCCTTGCGTAGCAGGGCAGTTATCTCGGTCTGGGCCTGTTCGGTTGCCTGCGGGCTTTGGGCCTGTATGATAAGGCTATTGATGCGGTCTTGAGTTCCCAGCAGGCGTATCTGGGCCGTGGTGATAGGAACGTAGATGACATCGTCCTGATCCGTCATTTCTTGGGCTCCTACCGATGCCAGAAGCCCCACCACCTTAAAAGCTACACCCTGCATTCTGATCTCGGCTCCGATAGGATTGGCTCCGGCCGGGAATAGGTTCTCGTAGGCTGTCTGCCCCAGTACCGCTACCGGCCTCATGGATTTTACGTCTTGCTCGCTTATAAACCTACCTTCCTGGATTACAAGGCTCGAAATCTGGGCTATGTCGGGAGTGGTACCGGTTATGCTGGTTTCCGAGCTGTAGTTGGCTCGGGTGACCAGGATTCCGAGGCGAACGACCGGTGCCACGGCCTTTACCGAGGACAGCTTGGCGATGTCTTCGGCATCGCTCATGGTGAGCTTCGTCGCTTGCGGGTTGCCCCGGCCGAACTGCCCGCCTCCTCCCGGCATCACCGTCAGGCGGTCAGCTCCCAGTTGATTAATCCGGGAAAGGACCTGTTCCTGGGTTCCGTGGCCGATAGCTGTCATTACGATGACCGCCGCCACTCCGATTATAATCCCGAGCATGGTGAGAAACGACCTGAGTTTATTGGCTTTCAATGCCTGAAAACAGAACTGGGCCAATATTTCTGGCTTTACCGACAACCGATTCATTGTACGGACCCCCCATTTTGGGATTTTGACGCCGATTAATGCAGACTTATATGCCGTCTGCAGAACCGCTTTAAAACTAATCAGCGTAAATCTGCGTCCTCACAAGAATTACATATATTTGCTGTCGCAGACGATCAAGCCGTCCCGCATCGATACCTGGCGATCGCAGAACTGGGCGATGTTGGCTTCGTGGGTTATGACGACGACAGTTACTCCGTGCATGCGGTTTACCTCTTGGAAAAGCCGCATTATCTCTTCGCTGGTGACCGAATCCAGGGCTCCTGTGGGTTCGTCGGCCAAAAGAACTGCCGGTTGGTTGACCAGGGCCCTGGCTATGGCTACCCTCTGCT
The sequence above is drawn from the Syntrophothermus lipocalidus DSM 12680 genome and encodes:
- a CDS encoding DUF4236 domain-containing protein, yielding MSHELTAIGLQTAGTLAFDRRLATREASLDDTSLVNGSMAELVEGALEAGKAAGPEIWIKNQFCRAYPGRKDDSPPFLSSKRRCRRMAWRFRKSIKIAKGVRLNLSKGGTGVSVGGKGFRVGVGPRGAYTSTSILGTGLYNIEYFGGSRKGTRKGGNRAESAVTEAETYAGALPPELASGSASTALGCLWVVASVVLLFVWWPAGLAGLAVFAVWAVRSLNAPAAEARAWYLKGREAMDKGEWQQALEAFLKR
- a CDS encoding pyridoxamine 5'-phosphate oxidase family protein — its product is MREVYEFLKKCGVYFIATMDGDQPRVRPFGTIEIFEDKLYIQTGKSKNVSKQMQANPKIEICAFNGKEWIRVTATVVRDDRIEAKQHMLNAYPELQKMYKADDDNTEVLYLKDATATIYSFTADPRVIEF
- a CDS encoding ABC transporter permease; this translates as MNRLSVKPEILAQFCFQALKANKLRSFLTMLGIIIGVAAVIVMTAIGHGTQEQVLSRINQLGADRLTVMPGGGGQFGRGNPQATKLTMSDAEDIAKLSSVKAVAPVVRLGILVTRANYSSETSITGTTPDIAQISSLVIQEGRFISEQDVKSMRPVAVLGQTAYENLFPAGANPIGAEIRMQGVAFKVVGLLASVGAQEMTDQDDVIYVPITTAQIRLLGTQDRINSLIIQAQSPQATEQAQTEITALLRKAHGLTDSDTDDFRVINNAQIQEQAESVTGILTLFLAAVAGISLVVGGIGIMNIMLVSVTERTREIGIRKAIGASREDILAQFLLEAVLMCFTGSLVGIILGAGTTKVFTWIVGWPTSISLSSVILAIVTACAIGIFFGYYPARQASSLDPAQALSYE